One segment of Gordonia terrae DNA contains the following:
- a CDS encoding cytochrome P450, producing MNTPTRSGEAVLPPTTSIPSAIQGLGAVVSRRHFFRHLHDRHGSAFTVNLPVFGPSVVISDAAMARELFTAGDQVENVQPNLGRILGTGSMFALEGARHRARRKLLTPPLHGKPIRSYEQLVVDEVRAECASWPSGVEFASIEPMMRITLNVILRAVFGAEGSELDRLRDMIPPMVTVGSRAATVPPLPRPLRRIDPNHRYARRNAEYRDYVGGLIAKARSDSHLDERTDILAIMLGSTYDDGSPMTDDEIAEELATLLAAGHETTATTLAWALERLRRHPEVVRELVAEIDAGGHDYRHATILEVQRSRPVIDFAGRHVVADHLDLGEWRIPKGYNVLVSIALLHDDSSEFARPELFDPTRFLGTKPSPAWLPFGGGTRRCIGAAFATMEMDMTLRTLLADFQLLPTDDKPERWFSRGVAYAPSRGGRIAVLPR from the coding sequence GTGAACACACCGACCCGAAGCGGCGAGGCGGTACTCCCGCCCACCACGTCGATCCCGTCTGCCATCCAGGGGCTCGGCGCGGTCGTGTCGCGCCGGCACTTCTTCCGCCACCTCCACGACCGGCACGGCTCGGCGTTCACCGTGAACCTGCCCGTCTTCGGTCCGTCCGTCGTCATCTCCGATGCCGCGATGGCGCGCGAGTTGTTCACCGCGGGCGACCAGGTCGAGAACGTCCAGCCCAACCTCGGTCGCATCCTCGGCACCGGATCGATGTTCGCCCTGGAGGGCGCCCGGCACCGCGCCCGACGCAAACTGCTCACCCCGCCGTTGCACGGCAAGCCGATCCGATCGTACGAACAGTTGGTGGTCGACGAGGTCCGCGCCGAGTGTGCGTCCTGGCCCTCCGGCGTCGAGTTCGCCTCCATCGAACCGATGATGCGCATCACCCTGAACGTCATCCTCCGCGCGGTCTTCGGCGCCGAGGGCAGCGAGCTCGACCGACTCCGCGACATGATCCCGCCGATGGTGACCGTCGGTTCGCGCGCCGCAACGGTACCCCCACTCCCACGCCCTCTCCGTCGGATCGACCCCAATCACCGGTACGCACGACGCAATGCCGAATACCGGGACTATGTCGGCGGACTGATCGCCAAGGCGCGCAGCGATTCTCACCTGGACGAGCGCACCGACATCCTGGCGATCATGCTTGGCAGCACCTACGACGACGGCAGTCCGATGACCGACGACGAGATCGCCGAGGAGCTGGCCACCTTGCTCGCGGCCGGGCATGAGACCACGGCAACAACCCTCGCGTGGGCTCTCGAGCGGCTGCGGCGGCACCCCGAGGTGGTGCGCGAGCTCGTGGCCGAGATCGACGCCGGCGGACATGACTACCGCCACGCGACGATCCTGGAGGTCCAGCGCAGCCGACCCGTCATCGACTTCGCCGGCCGGCATGTCGTCGCCGACCATCTCGACCTCGGCGAATGGCGCATCCCGAAGGGATACAACGTCCTCGTCTCGATCGCCCTTCTCCACGACGACAGCAGCGAATTCGCTCGCCCCGAGCTCTTCGACCCGACCCGCTTTCTGGGCACCAAGCCCTCGCCGGCCTGGCTCCCCTTCGGCGGCGGGACCCGGCGGTGCATCGGGGCTGCGTTCGCGACCATGGAGATGGACATGACCCTGCGGACACTGTTGGCGGACTTCCAGCTGCTGCCGACCGACGACAAGCCCGAACGCTGGTTCTCGCGCGGGGTGGCCTACGCCCCGTCCCGCGGCGGACGGATCGCGGTCTTACCACGCTGA
- a CDS encoding acyl-CoA dehydrogenase family protein, translating into MDFTLTPEQQLLSDGLGKFLDARYDLQVSRDAAKVGEGWQPKIWKAFVEDLGVVGACLPEDIGGFGGGPEELMVVTEALGHALVVEPFVDTVVLGAGLLHATGNPAALEAAGRIAEGEALSALAALEDGSGGVLSRIETSADRDGDAWVLNGTKAVVTTAPLADYLIVSARTAGEPHDPAGVSLFLVDLADGGPKGLELHRLRTIDDRQAADITFTDVRLPADALIADENAIEILEKAWDTATAAVVSEAVGLMRKVFTDTVEYSKQREQFGVPIGSFQVLQHRMVDMHLELEQSVAAQYFAILSLDGSPAERAAAVSAAKATISRAARFIGQNAVQLHGGMGMTEELAIGHYFKRLTAIEYEFGTADAHLARFATATAQIDA; encoded by the coding sequence ATGGACTTCACACTCACACCCGAACAGCAACTGCTGTCCGACGGTCTCGGCAAGTTCCTCGACGCACGGTACGACCTGCAGGTCAGCCGCGACGCGGCCAAGGTCGGCGAGGGCTGGCAGCCGAAGATCTGGAAGGCCTTCGTCGAGGACCTCGGCGTCGTCGGCGCCTGCCTGCCCGAGGACATCGGCGGATTCGGCGGCGGCCCGGAGGAACTGATGGTCGTCACCGAGGCGCTTGGGCACGCTCTCGTGGTCGAGCCGTTCGTCGACACGGTGGTGCTCGGCGCGGGTCTCCTCCATGCGACCGGCAACCCGGCCGCTCTCGAAGCCGCCGGTCGCATCGCCGAGGGCGAGGCCCTGAGCGCGCTGGCCGCACTCGAAGACGGCTCGGGCGGGGTTCTCTCACGGATCGAGACCAGTGCCGACCGCGACGGTGATGCCTGGGTGCTCAACGGCACCAAGGCTGTCGTCACCACGGCGCCGCTCGCCGACTACCTCATCGTCAGCGCCCGCACCGCAGGCGAACCCCACGATCCCGCCGGGGTCTCGCTGTTCCTCGTCGACCTCGCCGATGGCGGCCCGAAGGGTCTCGAGCTGCACAGGCTGCGCACCATCGACGACCGCCAGGCGGCCGACATCACGTTCACCGACGTGCGCCTGCCCGCCGACGCGCTCATCGCCGACGAGAATGCGATCGAGATCCTCGAGAAGGCCTGGGACACCGCGACCGCCGCGGTGGTCTCCGAGGCCGTGGGCCTGATGCGCAAGGTGTTCACCGACACCGTCGAATACTCCAAGCAGCGCGAGCAGTTCGGCGTGCCCATCGGCAGTTTCCAGGTGTTGCAGCACCGCATGGTCGACATGCACCTCGAACTCGAGCAGTCGGTCGCCGCACAGTATTTCGCGATCCTGTCCCTCGACGGCTCCCCGGCCGAGCGTGCGGCGGCGGTCTCGGCCGCCAAGGCCACGATCAGTCGCGCCGCCCGGTTCATCGGCCAGAACGCGGTGCAGTTGCACGGCGGCATGGGCATGACCGAGGAACTGGCGATCGGTCACTACTTCAAGCGACTGACCGCGATCGAGTACGAATTCGGCACCGCCGACGCCCATCTCGCGCGCTTCGCGACCGCCACCGCGCAGATCGACGCCTGA
- a CDS encoding enoyl-CoA hydratase: MTDQTALDAVSTEIAEPLGVITLGDARRRNPLSTSTMRAITAALRNLDDDPRVRVIVIRALGPAFSAGHDLGELVDRTLDDERAVFATCTELMQTVHDVRPPVIAEVAGMAFAAGCQLVATCDLAVAGRSARFSTPGVRIGLFCSTPMVALSRAIGRKRAMHMLLTGEAIDAETAAEWGLLSGVVDDEALADSVRELALQIAGSSARTVSIGKQAFYRQIELDESAAYDEMGETMATNAMTCDAQEGMSAFLQKRKPVWTDS; this comes from the coding sequence ATGACAGATCAGACCGCGCTCGATGCGGTGTCGACGGAGATCGCCGAACCCCTCGGGGTGATCACGTTGGGGGATGCGCGGCGTCGTAACCCGTTGTCCACGAGCACGATGCGCGCCATCACCGCCGCGCTGCGGAACTTGGACGACGACCCGCGCGTGCGAGTGATCGTCATCCGCGCGCTCGGGCCCGCCTTCTCCGCCGGGCATGACCTCGGTGAGCTCGTCGACCGAACCCTCGACGACGAGCGCGCTGTCTTCGCGACGTGCACCGAGCTGATGCAGACGGTCCACGACGTGCGACCGCCCGTCATCGCCGAGGTCGCCGGCATGGCGTTCGCGGCGGGGTGTCAACTGGTCGCGACATGTGATCTGGCGGTGGCCGGTCGCAGCGCGCGATTCAGCACGCCGGGCGTCCGCATCGGGTTGTTCTGCTCGACGCCGATGGTCGCGCTGTCCCGCGCGATCGGACGCAAGCGCGCGATGCACATGTTGCTCACCGGCGAGGCGATCGATGCCGAGACCGCCGCCGAGTGGGGACTCCTGAGCGGTGTCGTCGACGACGAGGCGCTGGCGGACTCGGTGCGTGAACTGGCTCTGCAGATCGCCGGATCGAGTGCCCGGACCGTGTCCATCGGCAAGCAGGCGTTCTACCGGCAGATCGAGCTCGACGAGTCCGCCGCCTACGACGAGATGGGCGAGACGATGGCGACCAATGCGATGACGTGCGATGCGCAGGAGGGGATGTCGGCGTTCCTGCAGAAGCGGAAGCCGGTGTGGACCGACAGCTAG
- a CDS encoding AI-2E family transporter yields MSGRSEASGTKSSKRTPPQPSYRVDPPDWTLPRGTIVLLTIAGLVVAIAGIKSVASLVGPIFLALMLTVAVQPIPTWLRKRGFPRWAAFVTTVLLVYGILIGLFAALVFSVARLASILPQYDDKFDDLVTSFQNFLTSHGVSHDKVQDMISHVDTSKVVSAVTDVLASTFSVASALILVLALLLFMAADSVGFDDRMNILDRMRPDIASAFRSFSQGTRSYLWVSTVFGLIVAVLDSVALALLSIPLPILWGLLSFITNYIPNVGFIIGLVPPALLGLLDGGVSKMLIVIVVYSAINVVIQSVIQPKFVGDAVGLSTTLTFLSLLFWAWAIGPLGAILAVPLTLLGKALLIDIDPATRWADVLLSSGGKPNDSGGKPNDTDSPDDEAPDGDGAEPTKTPDAEGEDPPRGFTPDVTLKPET; encoded by the coding sequence ATGTCCGGTCGCAGTGAGGCAAGCGGAACGAAGTCGTCCAAACGCACTCCGCCACAACCCTCGTATCGAGTCGATCCGCCCGATTGGACGCTGCCACGGGGCACCATCGTGCTCCTCACCATCGCCGGCCTCGTCGTCGCCATCGCCGGGATCAAGTCGGTGGCGTCGCTGGTCGGGCCGATCTTCCTCGCGCTGATGCTCACCGTCGCCGTTCAGCCGATCCCGACCTGGTTGCGCAAGAGAGGATTTCCCCGCTGGGCCGCCTTCGTGACGACGGTGCTCCTCGTCTACGGCATCCTCATCGGATTGTTCGCGGCGCTGGTGTTCTCGGTGGCGCGCCTGGCGTCGATACTCCCCCAGTACGACGACAAGTTCGACGACCTCGTCACCAGCTTCCAGAACTTCCTCACCAGTCACGGCGTGAGCCACGACAAGGTGCAGGACATGATCTCCCACGTCGACACCAGCAAGGTCGTGAGCGCGGTGACCGACGTGCTGGCCAGCACGTTCAGTGTCGCCTCGGCACTGATCCTGGTGCTTGCCCTGCTGCTGTTCATGGCGGCGGACTCGGTCGGCTTCGACGACCGGATGAACATCCTGGACCGGATGCGTCCCGACATCGCATCGGCCTTCCGTTCCTTTTCCCAGGGCACGCGCAGCTACCTCTGGGTGTCGACGGTCTTCGGGCTCATCGTCGCCGTCCTCGACAGCGTGGCCCTCGCCTTGCTCTCCATCCCGCTCCCCATCCTCTGGGGCCTGTTGTCGTTCATCACCAACTACATCCCGAACGTCGGCTTCATCATCGGTCTCGTCCCACCCGCACTGCTCGGACTGCTCGACGGCGGGGTCAGCAAGATGCTGATCGTCATCGTCGTCTACAGCGCCATCAACGTCGTCATCCAGTCGGTGATCCAGCCGAAGTTCGTCGGCGACGCGGTGGGACTCTCCACCACCCTGACGTTTCTGTCCCTGCTCTTCTGGGCCTGGGCGATCGGACCGTTGGGCGCGATCCTCGCGGTACCGCTGACACTGCTCGGCAAGGCCCTGCTCATCGACATCGATCCCGCGACCCGCTGGGCGGACGTGCTGCTGTCGTCGGGCGGAAAGCCGAATGACTCGGGCGGAAAGCCGAATGACACGGACTCACCCGATGACGAGGCACCCGACGGCGACGGCGCCGAGCCCACGAAGACCCCGGACGCGGAGGGCGAGGATCCCCCTCGCGGTTTCACTCCGGACGTCACACTGAAGCCGGAAACGTGA
- a CDS encoding NADH:flavin oxidoreductase/NADH oxidase, with protein MTSTALFEPITLRDVAVPNRIWLAPMCQYSCFAGDGVPTDWHLTHLGARAAGGFGLILTEAAAVVPEGRISAHDAGLWNDDQAAAWRHIVDFVHSQGSIIGTQLAHAGRKASTYAPFDDRSGAIPLDDGGWTTFGPSDVAFEGLPAPTAMTTEQIVDVVDAFAQAARRADDAGFDVVEIHAAHGYLLHQFLSPLSNQRTDAYGGDFDGRTRLTLEVADAVRAVWPSSKPLFIRVSGTEWTEGGWDVEESARLAALLAGRGVDLVDVSSGGNVLADIPVGPGYQVDLARSIHRESGVPTAAVGLITEPDQAEKIAGDDDITAVFFGRVALREPSWPLRAAHELGIDRREAPYPPQYQRGSWH; from the coding sequence GTGACCAGTACCGCGCTCTTCGAACCGATCACCCTCCGCGACGTCGCCGTCCCGAACCGGATCTGGCTCGCCCCGATGTGCCAGTACAGCTGCTTCGCCGGCGATGGGGTGCCCACCGACTGGCACCTGACGCACCTCGGCGCCCGAGCCGCCGGCGGTTTCGGACTCATCCTCACCGAAGCGGCAGCCGTGGTACCCGAGGGTCGGATCAGCGCCCATGACGCCGGACTGTGGAACGACGACCAGGCGGCGGCGTGGCGGCACATCGTCGACTTCGTACATTCCCAGGGTTCGATCATCGGCACCCAGCTCGCCCACGCGGGCCGCAAGGCATCCACCTATGCGCCGTTCGACGACCGCTCCGGGGCGATCCCGCTCGACGACGGCGGCTGGACGACATTCGGCCCGTCCGACGTCGCCTTCGAGGGACTACCCGCCCCCACCGCGATGACGACCGAGCAGATCGTCGACGTCGTCGACGCCTTTGCCCAGGCCGCCCGTCGTGCCGACGACGCCGGCTTCGACGTGGTCGAGATCCACGCGGCACACGGCTACCTGCTCCACCAGTTCCTCTCCCCGCTCTCGAACCAGCGCACCGACGCCTACGGCGGCGACTTCGACGGACGCACCCGGCTGACCCTCGAGGTCGCCGACGCGGTCCGCGCGGTGTGGCCGTCGTCGAAGCCGCTCTTCATCCGCGTCTCCGGCACCGAATGGACCGAGGGTGGGTGGGACGTCGAGGAATCGGCGCGTCTCGCCGCTCTCCTCGCCGGCCGCGGCGTCGACCTCGTGGACGTCTCCTCGGGTGGCAACGTCCTCGCCGACATCCCGGTCGGTCCCGGCTATCAGGTCGATCTCGCCCGCTCGATCCACCGGGAGTCGGGCGTTCCGACCGCGGCCGTCGGCCTCATCACCGAACCCGATCAGGCCGAGAAGATCGCCGGCGACGACGACATCACCGCCGTCTTCTTCGGTCGTGTCGCGCTACGCGAACCGTCGTGGCCACTGCGCGCCGCGCACGAGCTGGGCATCGACCGACGCGAGGCGCCGTATCCGCCGCAGTATCAACGCGGTTCGTGGCACTGA
- a CDS encoding acyl-CoA dehydrogenase family protein gives MDMNWSPDDAAFRDEVRAFLDEKLTPDLRAAGTLRTSVYSDHEASMEWQAILHERGWAAPAWPVQYGGCDWSQSQHYIFSRESILAGAPSLSPMGIRMVSHAIMAFGTDEQKNFFLPGILDGSVFFCQGYSEPESGSDLASLSMAAVDDGDDLVVTGSKIWTTHASEANWIFCLVRTSRQERKQQGITFVLIDMNSPGIEVQNLVFASGEQVQAQVFFDGVRVPKKNVLGKIDDGWTVAKYLLVFERGGGAAAPALQVMAEQLGRDAASVTAPNGGPLSEDPAFAAKLTDLQVRAKILEVLEYRALAAMSSGKDPGSIASMLKILGTELSQEITTLSLEAAGPHGRVFQPHATKPGGPIFQYTPPTDGYVSGEPWQAVAPLHYFNDRAGSIYAGSNEIQRNILAKAALGL, from the coding sequence ATGGACATGAACTGGTCTCCGGACGACGCTGCGTTTCGCGACGAGGTCCGCGCGTTCCTCGACGAGAAACTGACCCCCGACCTACGCGCTGCGGGCACGCTGCGCACCAGCGTCTACTCCGACCACGAGGCCTCGATGGAGTGGCAGGCGATCCTGCACGAGCGTGGCTGGGCCGCTCCCGCGTGGCCGGTGCAGTACGGCGGGTGCGACTGGTCGCAGTCCCAGCACTACATCTTCAGCCGTGAGTCGATCCTCGCCGGCGCACCCTCGCTGTCGCCGATGGGCATCCGCATGGTGTCGCACGCGATCATGGCGTTCGGCACCGACGAACAGAAGAACTTCTTCCTGCCCGGCATCCTCGACGGCAGCGTGTTCTTCTGCCAGGGCTACTCCGAACCCGAGTCCGGCTCCGACCTCGCGTCGCTGTCGATGGCCGCGGTCGACGACGGCGACGACCTCGTCGTCACCGGTTCGAAGATCTGGACCACGCACGCCTCGGAGGCGAACTGGATCTTCTGCCTGGTGCGCACGTCGCGCCAGGAGCGCAAGCAGCAGGGCATCACGTTCGTCCTCATCGACATGAACTCGCCGGGTATCGAGGTACAGAACCTGGTGTTCGCGTCCGGCGAGCAGGTGCAGGCGCAGGTCTTCTTCGACGGCGTGCGCGTGCCCAAGAAGAACGTCCTCGGCAAGATCGACGACGGTTGGACTGTCGCCAAGTACCTGCTCGTCTTCGAGCGCGGGGGCGGCGCGGCCGCACCGGCGCTGCAGGTCATGGCCGAGCAGCTCGGGCGGGACGCGGCATCGGTGACCGCACCGAACGGCGGCCCGTTGTCGGAGGATCCGGCGTTCGCGGCCAAGCTCACCGATCTCCAGGTCCGCGCGAAGATCCTCGAGGTCCTCGAATACCGCGCGCTCGCCGCGATGAGCTCGGGCAAGGACCCCGGTTCCATCGCATCGATGCTGAAGATCCTCGGCACCGAGCTGAGCCAGGAGATCACCACCCTGAGCCTGGAGGCCGCCGGCCCCCACGGACGCGTCTTCCAGCCGCACGCCACCAAGCCGGGCGGACCCATCTTCCAGTACACCCCGCCCACCGACGGCTACGTCAGCGGCGAACCGTGGCAGGCCGTCGCCCCGCTGCACTACTTCAACGACCGCGCGGGCTCGATCTACGCCGGCAGCAACGAAATTCAACGCAACATCCTCGCCAAAGCGGCTCTCGGTCTCTGA
- a CDS encoding acetyl-CoA acetyltransferase: protein MFGMPTTLVDIDPTTPVVVGVGQASERLTDPGYEALGEADLAARAVTAAFADSGGDVAASIDTIAAIRSFEISSPLSSSPLGRPDNMPRAVGNRVGVDPRRAVQAVTGGQTPQTMLTELAAAIAAGRSEGAVVFGAEVMSTVRHLMSQPEDQRPSFAEEVGGQLDDRGFGLKGIITVAEMRHGLASVLPQYALLENARRHASGLGRDAYIATLGELFAPFTEVAAANPHSAAPTARTAAELVAVTPENRVVADPFTRYIVARDQVNQAAAVVVMSVRAAQAAGIDPAKWVFLHGHSSTVERPVLARPDLGSAPAAPAAVQHALQVAGLGLDDISVLDIYSCFPIAVFNVLDGIGMAPDDPRGLTLTGGLPFFGGPGNNYSLHAIAEVVTRVRRSPGDFGLVVANGGVLSKHAAGVYSTTPAPWRPDTSGPVQAELDAAATVPTIADADGAAVIETYTVIPQKSGRRTGVVIGRLVDPTSPDGLGARFVANLDSDDDEFFDLLLTSDDPVGTPIVVRSFDKGNRVALTAAAMNSRHPVVAPAFRESYEHVEVRRDGRLLEVTINRPDARNALNPAANAELDSIFDAYFADPDLWVAILTGKGDKAFSAGNDLAATAGPAALSVPKNGFAGLTSRRSLPKPVIAAVNGFALGGGCEIAMACHIVVADEDASFGLPEVKVGLAAAAGGLVRLPRMIPPALARDMILTGRRISAAEATAAGLVSRIAPAGKVLETARGVAEEILAASPTSVRASIATMEQSDAITDTVDAVHASTSVLDSLVISGDTLEGIMAFVMKRSPNWKGH, encoded by the coding sequence GTATGCCAACAACGCTCGTTGATATCGATCCGACCACCCCCGTCGTCGTCGGCGTGGGCCAGGCCTCGGAGCGCCTGACCGATCCCGGGTACGAGGCGCTCGGCGAGGCCGACCTCGCCGCCCGGGCGGTGACCGCCGCGTTCGCCGACTCCGGAGGCGACGTCGCCGCGTCGATCGACACGATCGCCGCGATCCGCTCGTTCGAGATCTCGAGCCCGTTGTCGTCGTCACCGCTGGGCCGACCGGACAACATGCCGCGCGCGGTCGGCAACCGGGTCGGGGTGGACCCACGCCGCGCCGTGCAGGCCGTGACCGGCGGCCAGACCCCGCAGACGATGCTCACCGAACTCGCGGCGGCCATCGCGGCCGGCAGATCCGAGGGCGCAGTCGTCTTCGGCGCCGAGGTGATGTCGACCGTCCGCCATCTGATGTCCCAGCCGGAGGACCAGCGGCCGAGCTTCGCCGAAGAGGTCGGGGGCCAGCTCGACGACCGCGGCTTCGGGCTGAAGGGGATCATCACCGTCGCCGAGATGCGGCACGGCCTCGCATCGGTGCTGCCGCAGTACGCCCTACTGGAGAACGCCCGCCGGCACGCCTCGGGGTTGGGCCGGGACGCCTACATCGCCACCCTGGGTGAGTTGTTCGCACCCTTCACCGAGGTGGCCGCCGCCAACCCGCACTCGGCGGCACCGACGGCGCGCACCGCCGCCGAACTCGTCGCGGTCACTCCCGAGAACCGGGTCGTGGCGGATCCGTTCACCCGGTACATCGTGGCGCGCGATCAGGTGAACCAGGCAGCCGCGGTGGTCGTGATGTCGGTCCGGGCGGCGCAGGCCGCCGGGATCGATCCCGCGAAATGGGTGTTCCTGCATGGTCACTCGTCGACCGTCGAACGCCCCGTCCTGGCTCGTCCCGACCTCGGCTCCGCCCCCGCAGCCCCGGCTGCGGTGCAGCACGCGCTGCAGGTCGCCGGACTCGGACTCGACGACATCTCGGTCCTCGACATCTACAGCTGCTTCCCGATCGCGGTGTTCAACGTCCTCGACGGAATCGGGATGGCGCCCGACGATCCACGCGGGCTGACCCTCACCGGCGGGTTGCCGTTCTTCGGCGGCCCGGGCAACAACTACTCCCTGCACGCGATCGCCGAGGTGGTCACGCGGGTCCGACGATCACCGGGCGATTTCGGTCTGGTCGTCGCCAACGGCGGGGTGCTGAGCAAGCATGCCGCCGGGGTTTACTCGACGACGCCGGCACCGTGGCGCCCGGACACCAGCGGACCGGTCCAGGCCGAGCTCGACGCGGCGGCAACCGTTCCCACCATCGCCGACGCCGACGGCGCCGCGGTCATCGAGACCTACACGGTCATCCCGCAGAAGAGCGGCCGCCGCACCGGTGTGGTCATCGGCCGGCTGGTCGACCCGACCTCGCCGGACGGGCTCGGCGCCCGGTTCGTCGCCAATCTCGACTCCGACGACGACGAGTTCTTCGACCTTCTCCTGACCTCCGACGACCCCGTCGGCACGCCGATCGTCGTGCGGTCGTTCGACAAGGGCAACCGGGTGGCCCTGACCGCCGCGGCCATGAACTCCCGGCATCCAGTTGTCGCACCGGCATTCCGCGAGTCCTACGAACATGTCGAGGTCCGTCGCGACGGTCGGTTGCTCGAGGTGACCATCAACCGCCCCGACGCACGCAACGCGTTGAACCCCGCGGCCAACGCCGAACTCGACTCGATCTTCGACGCCTACTTCGCCGATCCCGACCTGTGGGTGGCGATCCTGACCGGTAAGGGCGACAAGGCCTTCTCGGCGGGCAACGACCTCGCCGCGACCGCAGGCCCGGCCGCCCTGTCGGTCCCGAAGAACGGGTTCGCGGGACTGACCTCACGGCGCAGCCTCCCCAAACCGGTCATCGCCGCGGTCAACGGGTTCGCACTCGGCGGTGGCTGTGAGATCGCGATGGCCTGCCACATCGTCGTGGCCGACGAGGACGCCTCCTTCGGCCTGCCCGAGGTGAAGGTCGGACTCGCGGCGGCCGCCGGCGGGTTGGTCCGGCTGCCGCGGATGATCCCACCTGCGCTCGCGCGCGACATGATCCTGACCGGCCGCCGGATCTCGGCCGCCGAGGCCACCGCCGCCGGTCTGGTGAGCCGGATCGCCCCGGCCGGAAAGGTTCTCGAGACCGCGCGCGGAGTGGCCGAGGAGATCCTCGCCGCCTCACCCACGTCGGTGCGGGCGTCGATCGCCACCATGGAGCAGTCCGATGCCATCACCGACACCGTCGATGCCGTCCACGCCAGCACCTCGGTGCTCGACTCGCTGGTCATCAGTGGCGACACCCTCGAAGGGATCATGGCGTTCGTGATGAAGCGTTCACCGAACTGGAAGGGTCACTGA
- a CDS encoding TetR/AcrR family transcriptional regulator, translating to MTAGSGPLAPPATPGPFAPLPAPWLSSPAGASTRDRLLAAMLECIAEAGYRDTTVADIVRVARTSRRSFYQEFADKQSCFFALLTVTNEFMIAEIARRVDAEASIEDQVRQAVSSYVEASERYPGLTLSWIRELPALGSAAQAVKDETMEAWIELFVGLTSTPTMAAAGVVPMDRQRAIFLWGGFRELTAGAVESGTPLASIIEPATAASLALVTPRSE from the coding sequence GTGACTGCTGGATCGGGCCCGCTTGCCCCGCCCGCGACGCCGGGCCCGTTCGCTCCGCTCCCTGCGCCCTGGCTGAGCTCGCCGGCCGGCGCGTCGACTCGGGACCGATTGCTCGCCGCGATGCTCGAGTGCATCGCCGAGGCGGGTTACCGCGACACCACGGTCGCCGACATCGTGCGGGTCGCGCGGACCTCGAGGCGGTCGTTCTATCAGGAGTTCGCCGACAAGCAGTCGTGTTTCTTCGCGCTGCTGACGGTGACCAACGAGTTCATGATCGCCGAGATCGCGCGGCGCGTCGATGCGGAAGCATCCATCGAAGATCAAGTGCGACAGGCGGTGTCGTCATACGTCGAAGCGAGTGAGCGGTATCCGGGTCTCACGTTGAGCTGGATACGCGAGTTGCCCGCGCTCGGCAGCGCCGCCCAGGCGGTCAAGGACGAGACGATGGAAGCGTGGATCGAACTCTTCGTCGGCCTCACCTCGACCCCGACGATGGCCGCGGCGGGGGTGGTGCCGATGGACCGCCAACGCGCGATCTTCCTCTGGGGTGGCTTCCGGGAACTGACTGCCGGCGCGGTCGAATCCGGGACTCCGCTGGCATCGATCATCGAGCCCGCGACCGCGGCGTCCCTCGCACTGGTGACGCCACGGTCGGAGTGA
- a CDS encoding transglycosylase family protein, translating to MRMTKTHMTKLVARAAIVGALTAAPFGMLASTAHAAGGNWDAVAQCESGGNWATNTGNGYYGGLQFSMSTWQANGGTGNPADASREEQIRVAENVLASQGAGAWPTCGANL from the coding sequence ATGCGTATGACCAAGACCCACATGACCAAGCTCGTCGCCCGCGCCGCGATCGTCGGCGCACTGACCGCCGCCCCCTTCGGGATGCTGGCGTCCACCGCACATGCGGCAGGCGGCAACTGGGACGCGGTCGCTCAGTGCGAGAGCGGCGGCAACTGGGCCACCAACACCGGCAACGGATACTACGGCGGCCTCCAGTTCTCGATGAGCACCTGGCAGGCCAACGGCGGAACCGGCAACCCGGCAGACGCCTCCCGTGAGGAGCAGATCCGCGTCGCGGAGAACGTGCTCGCTTCGCAGGGCGCCGGAGCCTGGCCGACGTGCGGCGCCAACCTCTGA